A window of the Desulfotignum phosphitoxidans DSM 13687 genome harbors these coding sequences:
- a CDS encoding SPOR domain-containing protein: MIRHSIIPVCLFVFFLSATVFASQEKQLFDTGVDHLKQQRYEAAIEVFTELIELNPDNPDAYKNRGVAYMKLSQYDLAIHDFEKTKQMMPDLKGLHSNLGVAWYYKGEYEKAIANYNSEIEFSPGSHYAYFNRAICWAELKEYDKSLDDIAQTLTLVPDFYLAHCLKGDLYMDLENIEAARSAYEKAVEVDPEEAYAKAQLEKLGPAPEARETVGTDTPAPAEPTPPTGQGSEPTEAAPPAEQTPEPTETPAPTEQTAEQAVTESTAEAPEEKIEEKISENKTPDPEFEIQTGAFQVRKNALDQLNKLHALGYDARILELTRANKVTWYLVRIGTFVDHDSAVRDMAEFVEKTGMKAYVRPWNRF, from the coding sequence ATGATACGACACAGCATCATACCGGTTTGTTTGTTTGTCTTTTTTTTGAGCGCCACCGTGTTTGCGTCCCAGGAAAAACAATTGTTTGACACAGGGGTCGACCATTTAAAGCAACAGCGATACGAGGCTGCCATCGAGGTATTCACTGAGCTGATCGAACTGAATCCCGACAATCCGGATGCTTATAAAAACCGGGGTGTGGCGTATATGAAGCTGTCTCAGTATGATTTGGCTATTCATGATTTTGAAAAGACAAAGCAGATGATGCCGGATTTGAAAGGCCTGCACAGCAACCTGGGTGTGGCCTGGTATTATAAAGGCGAATACGAGAAAGCCATTGCCAATTACAACAGCGAAATCGAATTTTCCCCGGGCAGCCATTATGCGTATTTCAACCGGGCTATCTGCTGGGCCGAACTCAAGGAATATGACAAAAGCCTTGATGATATTGCACAGACCCTGACACTGGTACCGGATTTTTATCTGGCCCATTGCCTGAAAGGGGATCTGTATATGGATCTTGAAAACATCGAGGCGGCCCGGTCCGCCTATGAAAAAGCTGTGGAAGTGGATCCTGAAGAGGCGTATGCCAAAGCGCAGCTGGAAAAATTAGGCCCGGCCCCGGAAGCCCGGGAGACGGTGGGAACCGATACTCCGGCGCCGGCGGAACCCACGCCTCCGACCGGGCAAGGTTCAGAGCCGACAGAAGCCGCGCCTCCGGCAGAACAAACTCCGGAGCCGACTGAAACTCCGGCCCCGACAGAGCAAACAGCTGAACAGGCCGTGACGGAATCAACGGCAGAGGCGCCTGAAGAAAAAATAGAAGAAAAAATTTCAGAAAACAAAACGCCTGATCCTGAATTCGAAATTCAGACCGGGGCGTTCCAGGTCCGGAAAAATGCCCTGGATCAATTGAATAAACTGCACGCACTAGGCTATGATGCCCGGATTCTGGAACTGACCCGTGCCAACAAGGTAACCTGGTATCTGGTAAGAATCGGTACCTTTGTGGATCATGACTCAGCAGTCCGGGACATGGCCGAATTTGTCGAAAAAACTGGTATGAAAGCCTATGTGAGGCCCTGGAACCGGTTTTGA
- a CDS encoding pilus assembly PilX family protein: MKKDHCIEILKQQKGSVMLLALMVMSALSIVGITSLNISNTEQQITGHVQHQKMAFYNADAGVQYTLACIENDLKNGTADVLPTDEDEPVSYSYGIPSNFSFSISDIRLSGPDLYEITSTGTAPQNAQVTIKATFIENVIKPFSFAAFGDKKMEVKNSGATESYDSDNPDPKISDPNDPNFEKTGKADIGSNENLITKTGALIDGNGVVGKDTTGTQGTYDIKSGSVFTGTAPNLQDRVDPDPLGVTTGGKYDPTTYSSSANNDNNDITYGSITSKGVTTPLGTSITTKSGDTVTLTGKPGGSNFYFTSVELKNSVDLVIDTTSGPVNIFLDDASGSGGTIFDAKNSSIVNKSGKTTDFAIYSNSPDKIVMHHGSEFTGIIYAPYAEIDMKNSSAIYGAIWGSDITIRNSGELFFDEALTDKYELTNTNELSLVSWEMQ; the protein is encoded by the coding sequence ATGAAAAAAGATCACTGTATTGAAATATTAAAACAACAGAAGGGCAGTGTTATGCTCCTGGCCTTGATGGTTATGTCCGCATTGAGTATTGTCGGCATAACATCTTTGAACATTTCCAACACTGAACAGCAAATTACCGGTCATGTTCAACACCAGAAAATGGCATTTTATAATGCGGATGCGGGTGTGCAATATACCCTTGCCTGTATTGAAAATGATTTAAAAAATGGCACAGCCGATGTCCTTCCCACTGACGAGGACGAACCCGTTTCCTATTCTTATGGGATACCCAGCAATTTTTCCTTTAGTATTTCAGATATTCGATTATCCGGTCCAGACCTATACGAGATCACCAGTACTGGAACTGCGCCACAAAATGCCCAGGTGACAATCAAGGCTACCTTTATCGAAAATGTGATAAAACCGTTCAGCTTTGCCGCATTTGGCGATAAAAAAATGGAGGTTAAAAACAGTGGGGCGACTGAAAGTTATGACAGTGATAACCCAGATCCCAAAATCAGTGACCCCAATGATCCCAATTTTGAAAAAACCGGAAAGGCGGATATCGGATCAAATGAAAATTTGATCACCAAAACCGGGGCTCTAATTGATGGCAACGGCGTTGTCGGTAAAGATACAACAGGAACTCAAGGGACATATGATATCAAAAGCGGGTCTGTCTTCACCGGCACTGCCCCAAATCTGCAAGACAGAGTTGATCCAGACCCCTTGGGGGTTACAACCGGTGGAAAGTATGATCCCACAACATACAGTTCCAGTGCCAATAACGATAACAATGATATTACATATGGTTCAATAACCAGTAAAGGTGTCACAACTCCCCTTGGCACATCAATAACCACTAAAAGTGGAGACACCGTCACGTTAACAGGAAAACCGGGTGGATCGAATTTTTATTTCACCAGCGTTGAATTAAAAAACAGCGTTGATCTTGTCATTGACACAACCTCTGGCCCTGTCAATATTTTTCTGGATGATGCCAGCGGGAGTGGGGGTACAATTTTTGATGCAAAAAACAGTTCTATTGTAAACAAAAGTGGGAAAACAACTGATTTTGCAATTTATTCCAATTCGCCTGACAAAATTGTCATGCACCATGGCAGTGAATTTACCGGCATAATTTATGCCCCTTATGCTGAGATTGATATGAAAAACAGTTCCGCCATTTATGGCGCTATCTGGGGCAGTGATATTACCATTCGCAACAGCGGGGAACTTTTTTTTGATGAGGCATTGACAGACAAGTATGAACTGACCAACACAAATGAGTTGTCCCTTGTGTCATGGGAGATGCAATAA
- a CDS encoding cold-shock protein has product MANGIVKWFNDSKGFGFIEVEGGGKDVFVHHSGINSSGFKSLNEGDRVSFDIEEGQKGPSAKNVTVL; this is encoded by the coding sequence ATGGCAAATGGTATTGTAAAATGGTTTAACGACTCAAAAGGGTTTGGTTTCATCGAAGTTGAAGGCGGTGGAAAAGATGTATTTGTACACCACTCCGGCATTAATTCCAGCGGTTTCAAGTCCCTCAACGAAGGGGACCGGGTGTCATTTGACATCGAAGAAGGTCAGAAAGGGCCTTCTGCCAAGAATGTGACGGTGCTCTAA
- the rsmG gene encoding 16S rRNA (guanine(527)-N(7))-methyltransferase RsmG produces MGFDLTPVQVEQMACHAAQLEKWNQHVNLTAIKGPAPLAHKHFLDAVAIQPYIRGNSGRWMDMGTGGGFPGLPVKLLNPGIRMVLVDASRKKIHFLKHVIRMLKLDGIDAIHGRVDDLHHDPWFVGRFDGILSRGVADLDRLAGLAAPLLAKEGILYALKSPGAREEITDALDEKFFIQWDDYELPDGKETRSLVRLTLKQKSS; encoded by the coding sequence ATGGGATTTGACCTCACCCCGGTTCAGGTGGAACAAATGGCCTGCCATGCAGCCCAGCTGGAAAAATGGAATCAGCATGTCAATCTGACCGCCATCAAAGGCCCGGCCCCTCTGGCGCACAAGCATTTTCTGGATGCCGTGGCCATTCAACCCTATATTCGCGGCAACAGCGGGAGATGGATGGACATGGGCACGGGCGGTGGATTTCCAGGGCTGCCCGTGAAACTGCTCAATCCAGGCATCCGCATGGTGCTGGTGGATGCCTCCCGAAAAAAAATCCATTTTCTCAAACATGTGATCCGGATGCTGAAACTCGACGGAATTGATGCGATCCATGGGCGGGTGGACGATTTACACCATGACCCGTGGTTTGTGGGACGGTTTGACGGAATCCTGTCCCGGGGAGTGGCCGACCTCGATCGCCTGGCCGGTCTGGCAGCCCCTTTGCTGGCGAAGGAAGGAATCCTCTATGCTTTGAAAAGTCCGGGCGCCCGAGAGGAAATCACGGATGCCCTGGATGAAAAATTTTTTATCCAATGGGATGACTATGAGTTGCCGGATGGCAAAGAAACACGATCTCTGGTTCGATTGACGTTAAAACAAAAAAGTTCCTGA